One Microthrixaceae bacterium genomic region harbors:
- the msrB gene encoding peptide-methionine (R)-S-oxide reductase MsrB, giving the protein MGTPPIDNDAWRDKLNDEQFRILRECGTEPAWSGELLHEKRPGVFHCGACDAALFGSETKFDSGSGWPSFYDVLNNEALTLIEDRSYGMVRTEVRCANCDSHLGHVFPDGPAPTGLRYCINSVSLSFDPD; this is encoded by the coding sequence ATGGGAACTCCTCCGATCGACAACGACGCCTGGCGCGACAAACTCAACGACGAACAGTTCCGCATTCTTCGCGAGTGCGGCACCGAGCCGGCATGGTCCGGCGAACTGCTCCACGAGAAGCGGCCGGGCGTCTTTCATTGCGGGGCGTGTGACGCCGCGCTGTTCGGCTCCGAAACGAAGTTCGACTCGGGCTCCGGCTGGCCGAGCTTCTATGACGTGTTGAACAACGAGGCCCTCACCCTCATCGAGGATCGCAGCTACGGCATGGTCCGCACCGAGGTCCGCTGCGCCAACTGCGATTCACACCTCGGCCACGTCTTCCCCGACGGCCCCGCCCCCACCGGTCTTCGCTACTGCATCAACTCGGTGTCGCTGTCGTTCGACCCAGACTGA
- a CDS encoding M15 family metallopeptidase yields the protein MPAELQARIASIEARFAPITSTANSVSSTTTADATSSALFSSMLAGLTGDTGSSGLLGQTGLATSGLLGQTGLGTSALGLYGTGTNSPLIANALAARNASALNSIGGVSATNASAASNGYGTAAQTRLATKSEIAAIEPTLTNGRLADSQLAPLGVGSHKLLPQAANGFKQLRAAAAAEGVTIGITDSYRSYDAQVDVARRKGLYSQGGLAAKPGTSDHGFGLAVDLDLDSEALAWMRTNASRFGFVEDTPRESWHWKFNGV from the coding sequence ATGCCCGCCGAACTCCAAGCGCGAATCGCCTCGATCGAGGCGCGTTTCGCCCCGATCACCTCAACCGCCAACTCGGTCTCGTCGACGACGACGGCAGATGCGACGTCGAGTGCGTTGTTTTCGTCCATGCTCGCCGGGCTCACAGGCGATACCGGCTCCTCGGGGCTGCTCGGCCAGACAGGACTCGCCACCTCGGGCCTGCTCGGCCAGACAGGACTCGGCACCTCGGCGCTCGGGCTCTACGGCACGGGAACGAACTCGCCGTTGATCGCCAACGCGCTCGCCGCACGCAACGCCTCGGCGCTGAACTCGATCGGCGGGGTGTCCGCCACGAACGCCTCCGCAGCCTCCAACGGATACGGCACCGCAGCCCAAACCAGGCTCGCAACGAAGTCCGAAATCGCCGCGATCGAGCCGACGCTCACCAACGGCCGACTCGCCGACTCACAACTGGCGCCGCTCGGGGTGGGAAGCCACAAGCTGTTGCCGCAGGCCGCGAACGGGTTCAAACAACTCCGCGCCGCAGCAGCGGCCGAAGGTGTCACGATCGGTATCACCGACTCCTATCGCAGCTACGACGCTCAGGTCGACGTCGCCCGACGCAAGGGCCTCTACAGCCAAGGCGGGCTCGCCGCGAAACCGGGGACAAGTGACCACGGCTTCGGCTTGGCCGTCGACCTCGACCTCGACTCTGAAGCCCTCGCTTGGATGCGCACCAACGCGTCGCGCTTCGGCTTCGTCGAGGACACCCCTCGCGAGTCGTGGCACTGGAAATTCAACGGGGTCTGA
- a CDS encoding aldo/keto reductase has translation MTEHSSPADEGAASSIAGHSSADPLVTLPGTDVRFRPLGLGTWAWGDRYTWGMGGYDTSLTEATIAGAFSASLDGGITLLDTAEVYGKGESERIIGRLLRTGDVDRSAVVLATKWFPSPRQINVKSAMRSALEASLERLGVDQVDLYQVHGPTSLRGHNVIAEGLASLVADGLTKSVGVSNYSVREMMSMQAQLARRGTALASNQIEFSLLRDLPLTSGMLQRCRELGIVVLAYSPIGQGRLSGKYSAQNPPPGKRGFAPHPMETVDRVVAELRSIGNRHGRTPSQVALRWLIQHGTVPIPGAKNAEQAMQNAGALGWQLTSEEMEQLDRASLPPRWTISNRVWQHG, from the coding sequence ATGACGGAGCATTCCTCCCCCGCCGACGAAGGTGCAGCCAGCAGCATCGCCGGCCACAGCAGCGCCGACCCGCTGGTGACGTTGCCCGGCACCGACGTTCGGTTTCGACCACTCGGCCTGGGAACCTGGGCGTGGGGGGACCGCTACACATGGGGGATGGGCGGCTACGACACCTCGCTGACGGAGGCCACCATCGCCGGTGCCTTCTCGGCCTCCCTCGACGGTGGGATCACCCTTCTCGACACCGCCGAGGTCTACGGCAAGGGGGAGAGCGAGCGGATCATCGGCCGACTCCTTCGCACCGGCGACGTCGACCGCTCGGCCGTGGTCCTCGCCACGAAGTGGTTTCCGAGTCCGCGGCAGATCAATGTCAAGAGCGCGATGCGGTCCGCGCTTGAGGCGTCGCTCGAACGTCTCGGCGTCGACCAGGTCGACCTCTACCAAGTGCACGGGCCGACCAGCCTTCGCGGCCACAACGTCATCGCCGAGGGACTGGCCTCGCTCGTCGCCGACGGACTCACCAAGTCCGTCGGTGTCTCCAACTATTCGGTTCGCGAGATGATGTCGATGCAGGCGCAACTGGCCCGTCGCGGCACGGCCCTCGCATCCAACCAGATCGAGTTCTCCCTCCTGCGCGACCTTCCCCTCACGAGCGGGATGCTGCAGCGATGTCGCGAACTCGGCATCGTCGTGCTCGCCTACTCCCCCATCGGGCAAGGACGACTCAGCGGGAAGTACAGCGCGCAGAACCCTCCTCCCGGCAAACGCGGATTCGCCCCACATCCGATGGAGACCGTCGACCGAGTGGTGGCCGAACTGCGCTCCATCGGCAACCGCCACGGCCGCACCCCGTCACAGGTGGCGCTCCGCTGGCTCATCCAACACGGCACTGTCCCCATTCCCGGGGCAAAGAACGCCGAGCAGGCGATGCAGAACGCCGGAGCGCTTGGCTGGCAACTCACGTCGGAGGAGATGGAGCAGCTCGATCGCGCATCGCTGCCGCCGAGGTGGACGATCTCCAACCGCGTCTGGCAGCACGGCTGA